A stretch of the Thiomicrorhabdus indica genome encodes the following:
- a CDS encoding EAL and GGDEF domain-containing protein: MSEQETQNSHHELKYLMQTYVDVAQEVLFSLDASFKLISLNRFATDKLNMQCETLLGRSFNLLTRHVDEQMFIQSRLQKFAHSDVNHLQFTMHWSLPAGQDYEMAIQLSKFNESYIGSAKDLSDTLTTIEELYEAQTNFETLIEHNLNGILITDHNGIILFANQAAADLMYYDKDNLIGIPFGFIQPMQSTEKFEIDFLRPGQAPGRAEVSTITTVWREEPANLIIIHDITDLHEAKKRIEEMAYFDDLTKLPNRAFFMRMLEKTIYRYERHGGGFALLFMDLNDFKSINDSYGHASGDLLLHQVSERLRNAFREEDLVARIGGDEFTAIVEGTTNLADIKNLCLKITNSFKKNIQIGDHQIHTQPSIGISLYPDSATTPDMLLSQADIAMYHAKKSGYKPFSFFDASMLNLTTQKATQKGRIFEALENREFCLFFQPQQNLHTSKINSFEALIRWKHPEKGLIPPDQFIPILEQTGLIIEVGHWIFDTVIELLEHWQKTHQPLYKISINVSPIQLYEQNFVQYVLERIQKSSISPQWLALEVTESVFISNMIHTRQMILELQSAGLEVHMDDFGSGYSSFSELKNLPFDVIKIDQEFIRQMDNDPRDVILVEAMISALHGLEKKIIAEGIENEKQREILKQLGCDQIQGYLLSKPKPIEEALKEIPMIENTFK; this comes from the coding sequence ATGTCTGAGCAGGAAACACAGAATAGCCATCATGAACTGAAATACCTGATGCAAACTTACGTTGATGTTGCTCAGGAAGTGCTGTTCTCGCTCGACGCCTCTTTTAAGCTTATCTCATTAAACCGGTTTGCAACCGATAAACTCAACATGCAATGTGAAACACTTTTAGGCAGGTCTTTTAACCTGCTCACTCGACATGTCGATGAACAGATGTTTATCCAAAGCCGATTACAAAAATTCGCTCATTCGGACGTCAATCATCTGCAATTCACAATGCATTGGTCTTTACCGGCCGGTCAAGATTATGAAATGGCCATCCAACTCTCAAAATTCAATGAAAGCTATATCGGTTCTGCAAAAGATTTAAGCGATACCCTAACCACTATTGAAGAACTCTATGAAGCACAAACCAATTTTGAAACGCTCATTGAGCATAACCTAAACGGAATCTTAATCACCGATCACAATGGCATCATTCTTTTTGCCAATCAAGCTGCAGCGGATTTAATGTACTACGACAAAGATAATTTGATTGGTATCCCGTTTGGCTTTATTCAACCAATGCAAAGCACGGAAAAATTTGAAATTGATTTTCTTCGCCCTGGACAAGCTCCAGGGCGAGCAGAGGTCTCGACGATTACCACGGTTTGGCGTGAAGAACCGGCAAATCTCATCATTATTCATGACATTACCGATTTGCACGAAGCAAAAAAACGCATCGAAGAAATGGCTTATTTTGATGACTTAACTAAACTGCCAAATCGAGCCTTTTTCATGCGAATGCTGGAAAAAACTATTTATCGTTATGAACGTCATGGTGGCGGCTTTGCATTACTGTTTATGGATTTGAATGACTTTAAATCCATCAATGACTCTTATGGCCATGCCTCAGGTGATCTATTGCTTCATCAAGTCAGTGAGCGTTTACGAAATGCTTTTCGAGAAGAAGATTTAGTGGCACGGATTGGCGGTGATGAGTTTACCGCAATTGTTGAGGGGACTACGAACCTAGCAGACATTAAAAACCTCTGTTTAAAAATCACCAATAGCTTTAAGAAAAACATTCAAATTGGCGACCACCAGATTCATACTCAGCCCAGCATTGGTATTTCACTTTATCCCGATTCTGCGACAACGCCCGACATGCTTCTAAGCCAAGCGGATATTGCAATGTATCATGCGAAAAAAAGTGGGTATAAACCTTTTTCCTTTTTTGATGCTTCCATGTTGAATTTAACCACTCAAAAAGCAACTCAAAAGGGGCGCATTTTTGAAGCTCTTGAAAACCGGGAATTTTGCCTTTTTTTCCAACCTCAACAAAACCTTCACACCAGTAAAATCAACTCGTTTGAGGCTCTAATCCGCTGGAAACATCCTGAAAAAGGGCTAATCCCCCCTGACCAATTCATCCCAATTCTGGAGCAAACAGGACTGATCATTGAAGTCGGTCATTGGATATTTGATACGGTCATCGAGCTTTTAGAGCATTGGCAAAAGACTCATCAGCCACTGTATAAAATCTCCATTAACGTTTCACCAATACAACTCTATGAACAAAACTTTGTGCAATACGTTCTGGAGCGAATTCAGAAATCTTCAATTTCACCCCAATGGCTTGCTTTAGAAGTGACTGAAAGCGTGTTTATCAGCAACATGATTCATACACGTCAAATGATTTTAGAATTGCAAAGTGCAGGATTGGAAGTACACATGGATGACTTTGGATCGGGATATTCATCGTTCAGCGAACTCAAGAACCTGCCTTTTGATGTCATCAAAATTGACCAAGAATTTATCCGTCAAATGGATAACGACCCTCGCGATGTGATTCTAGTTGAAGCCATGATTAGTGCACTGCACGGTCTTGAGAAAAAAATTATTGCCGAAGGCATTGAGAATGAAAAGCAAAGAGAGATTCTCAAGCAGCTTGGCTGCGACCAAATCCAAGGGTATCTGCTGTCAAAACCCAAACCGATTGAAGAAGCGCTTAAAGAAATCCCAATGATTGAAAATACCTTTAAGTAG
- a CDS encoding helix-turn-helix domain-containing protein, translated as MDKQNSLDSYIGRVINEFRKKQGLTIAEVSEQSTISRGMLSKIENGQVSPSLDSLLRISTALGVPISAFFKEFDNGGEAAQLVTTDERLEVVRRGTKVGHTYHLLAYDSGPNKTFEPFLISLDNKSEIFPSFTHEGKVFMFLLEGELIYRHGKSKYHMKPGDSLTYDASISHGPEELIQVPIKFLNIIIYPSSKP; from the coding sequence ATGGATAAGCAAAACTCTCTAGACTCCTATATTGGTCGAGTCATAAATGAATTCCGAAAAAAACAAGGGTTGACGATTGCTGAAGTATCAGAGCAATCAACCATCAGTCGAGGTATGCTCAGCAAAATCGAAAATGGTCAAGTCTCACCAAGTTTGGATTCACTCCTACGAATTTCTACAGCGCTCGGTGTTCCCATCTCTGCTTTTTTTAAAGAGTTTGACAATGGCGGCGAAGCTGCGCAGTTAGTAACCACTGACGAACGACTTGAAGTTGTCCGACGTGGCACCAAAGTAGGCCATACTTATCACTTACTTGCCTATGATTCTGGTCCCAATAAAACTTTCGAACCGTTTCTTATTTCATTAGACAATAAAAGTGAGATATTTCCATCGTTTACACACGAAGGTAAAGTATTCATGTTTTTGCTCGAGGGTGAGTTAATTTACCGTCATGGCAAGTCAAAATACCACATGAAACCTGGCGACTCTCTGACCTATGATGCCTCCATTTCTCATGGGCCTGAAGAACTGATTCAAGTGCCAATTAAATTTCTAAATATCATTATCTACCCTTCCTCTAAACCATAG
- a CDS encoding DUF2256 domain-containing protein, whose translation MAHKKLQLPEKICEVCQKSFAWRKKWARDWEQVKYCSERCRRNTKKTTNERF comes from the coding sequence ATGGCACACAAAAAATTGCAACTTCCTGAGAAAATTTGCGAAGTTTGTCAAAAATCGTTTGCATGGCGAAAGAAATGGGCGCGAGACTGGGAGCAGGTGAAATATTGTTCTGAACGCTGTCGTCGAAATACGAAAAAAACAACGAATGAGCGGTTTTGA
- a CDS encoding ammonium transporter translates to MENFLQLSYALDTFYFLVSTVFVMWMAAGFAMLEAGLVRSKNTVEILSKNALLYSVACTTYLFVGYNVMYPGDPISSFLPNLSFLLGADNSVEAVVAGGDGAPYYSAMSDFIFQAVFAAATMSIVSGAIAERMKLWPFLVFAVVMTAVIYPVEGYWKWGGGWLDQLGFQDFAGSVVVHMAGAAAALAAVIMIGPRLGRYGPNGEVRAIPGANLPMATLGMFILWMGWFGFNGGSELKIANVDEANAVARIFVNTNAAAAAGMIVAALLSKIKFGKTDLTMVLNGALAGLVAITAEPLAPSPELAVFVGAVGGAVVFFSVMFMDKIRIDDPVGAISVHGTAGIWGIFAVMFSNSDATFMGQLIGTVATFAWMFIASLIVLFIIDKIMGLRPSQEEELEGMDMKECGMEAYPEFDHKQ, encoded by the coding sequence ATGGAAAATTTTTTACAATTATCTTATGCACTTGATACTTTCTATTTTCTAGTCAGTACAGTGTTTGTTATGTGGATGGCTGCAGGCTTTGCAATGCTGGAAGCAGGTCTTGTTCGTAGCAAGAACACCGTTGAAATCTTATCGAAGAATGCGCTGTTATACAGTGTTGCCTGTACCACATACTTATTTGTCGGTTACAACGTCATGTATCCAGGCGATCCAATCAGCTCATTTCTGCCTAACCTAAGCTTTTTATTAGGCGCGGATAATAGTGTTGAAGCTGTAGTTGCTGGCGGTGATGGCGCACCTTACTATTCAGCGATGTCTGATTTCATCTTCCAAGCGGTTTTCGCAGCTGCGACTATGTCAATCGTATCGGGCGCTATTGCAGAACGTATGAAACTATGGCCATTCTTGGTATTTGCCGTGGTTATGACAGCTGTAATCTATCCAGTAGAAGGTTATTGGAAATGGGGTGGAGGCTGGTTAGATCAGCTTGGATTCCAAGATTTTGCAGGTTCAGTCGTTGTTCATATGGCTGGTGCAGCTGCTGCTTTAGCCGCTGTAATTATGATTGGTCCGCGTCTGGGACGTTATGGACCAAATGGTGAAGTACGCGCCATCCCAGGTGCAAATTTACCAATGGCAACATTAGGTATGTTCATTCTCTGGATGGGCTGGTTCGGATTCAACGGTGGTTCTGAGCTAAAAATTGCAAACGTTGACGAAGCGAATGCTGTTGCCAGAATCTTTGTGAACACCAATGCCGCTGCCGCTGCTGGGATGATTGTTGCTGCACTTTTGAGCAAAATTAAGTTTGGCAAAACAGATTTAACAATGGTACTTAATGGCGCTCTAGCTGGTTTGGTTGCCATCACTGCAGAACCGTTAGCTCCGTCACCAGAATTGGCAGTGTTTGTTGGTGCAGTTGGTGGTGCCGTCGTTTTCTTCTCAGTAATGTTTATGGACAAAATCCGTATTGATGACCCTGTTGGTGCGATTTCAGTTCATGGTACCGCGGGTATCTGGGGGATCTTTGCAGTTATGTTCAGTAACAGCGATGCGACATTTATGGGGCAGTTAATTGGTACTGTCGCAACTTTCGCATGGATGTTCATCGCATCTCTGATTGTTTTATTCATTATCGACAAGATCATGGGACTACGTCCTTCTCAAGAGGAAGAGCTTGAAG
- a CDS encoding nucleoside deaminase: protein MNQSNKTSSISCEHAHEDFMQRAIELSCHHLDKDSGGPFGAVITRNGEIIAEGFNQVTGTHDPTAHAEIVAIRKACDRLNTFDLSGCEIYSSCEPCPMCLSAIYWARLDKIYYANSRQDAAQIGFDDEFLYQEVCRPVENRKIPTQRLLEQQAKTAFELWQNKDDKTHY, encoded by the coding sequence ATGAACCAATCAAATAAAACCTCCTCAATATCTTGTGAACATGCCCATGAAGATTTCATGCAACGCGCAATAGAACTGTCATGCCATCACCTCGACAAAGACAGTGGAGGGCCATTTGGGGCTGTCATTACTCGCAATGGAGAAATTATTGCCGAGGGCTTTAATCAAGTCACAGGCACACATGATCCCACTGCTCACGCCGAAATCGTCGCGATTCGCAAAGCTTGCGATCGGTTAAACACCTTTGATTTATCTGGCTGTGAAATTTACAGCAGTTGTGAACCTTGCCCTATGTGCCTGAGCGCAATTTACTGGGCTCGACTGGATAAAATCTACTATGCCAATAGTCGACAGGATGCCGCTCAAATTGGTTTTGATGATGAATTTCTATATCAAGAAGTTTGCCGGCCGGTTGAAAACCGAAAAATTCCGACTCAACGGCTTCTCGAACAGCAAGCCAAAACTGCATTTGAGTTATGGCAAAACAAAGATGATAAAACGCATTACTGA
- a CDS encoding exonuclease domain-containing protein, whose product MTISIEDSKHLMNATIHGFPESMVLLDVETTGGKATRDRIIEIGLLVVEKGVVVKTWQTFVNPQTPVPPWIQKLTAIRTEMLQDAPSFDEIAPMIQGVCEGRVLVAHNARFDYGFLKNEFKRLNQSFQVKTLCSVKLLRRFYAQYARHGLDQVIQRLGVTVENRHRALDDAKVIWQLFVQISKNFEADDIAAVCQGFLQKPAVPANLEAIQISRLPNRPGIYRFWQEDKLLYVGKSVRIRDRVMSHFTQDHAVAKDLQMSSKITDIDFEETPSDFGAQLLENYLVKTQRPMHNQRLKKLTKLYQVRLNLDEQGYLRCELNVAQQQLFDEDRASMQSACSESANESNQAVFGLFRSRRQAQQWMEKACSRFQLCPRLTGLENKKSGPCFAMQLKKCLGACCQKEPTASYNFRVEQAFDKLKQQVWPWPEPVVVVEQATPIRVMSKEARRDIRVSQVSCEENQNWYHFHVLDQWRYLQRFTDEQALQDWLVDFQGTQLEEWHSPIRSVNHLDKSEPLGASLGASANLANGECFDLDAYLILIRFLMKSPLPEALKVIPVSDFLAKAIHN is encoded by the coding sequence ATGACAATCTCTATCGAAGACAGTAAGCACTTAATGAATGCAACGATTCATGGCTTTCCAGAATCCATGGTTTTGCTCGATGTCGAGACAACTGGCGGTAAAGCAACTCGTGACCGCATTATTGAAATTGGCCTGCTGGTGGTAGAAAAGGGCGTTGTGGTGAAAACCTGGCAGACGTTTGTCAACCCTCAAACGCCTGTGCCTCCTTGGATTCAAAAGTTGACAGCTATTCGTACAGAAATGCTGCAAGATGCCCCAAGCTTTGACGAGATAGCTCCTATGATTCAGGGCGTTTGTGAGGGGCGTGTGTTGGTCGCACACAATGCTCGTTTTGATTACGGCTTTTTGAAAAATGAATTTAAGCGTTTGAATCAATCTTTTCAGGTGAAAACTTTGTGCTCGGTCAAATTGTTACGACGCTTTTATGCGCAATATGCTCGGCATGGTTTAGACCAAGTGATTCAGCGGTTAGGCGTGACTGTGGAAAATCGTCACCGAGCGCTAGACGATGCCAAGGTGATTTGGCAATTGTTTGTGCAGATATCGAAAAATTTTGAGGCGGATGATATTGCGGCGGTTTGTCAGGGGTTTCTGCAAAAGCCAGCGGTGCCGGCGAATTTGGAAGCGATACAAATCAGCCGTTTACCTAACCGGCCGGGAATTTATCGATTTTGGCAAGAGGATAAATTGCTGTACGTGGGAAAATCGGTGCGAATTCGTGATCGTGTGATGAGCCACTTTACGCAAGATCATGCCGTGGCGAAAGATTTGCAAATGAGCAGCAAAATCACTGACATTGATTTTGAAGAAACACCGAGTGATTTTGGCGCGCAATTATTGGAAAACTATTTGGTTAAAACTCAGCGCCCCATGCATAACCAACGGCTTAAAAAGCTGACCAAGCTTTATCAAGTGCGTTTGAATTTGGATGAACAGGGGTATTTGCGCTGCGAATTAAATGTTGCACAGCAGCAATTATTTGATGAAGACCGCGCTTCTATGCAAAGTGCTTGCAGTGAATCAGCGAATGAGTCTAATCAAGCTGTGTTTGGGTTGTTTCGTTCTCGTCGTCAAGCCCAGCAATGGATGGAAAAGGCGTGTAGCCGTTTTCAACTTTGTCCGCGTTTGACGGGGTTGGAAAATAAAAAATCAGGGCCTTGTTTTGCGATGCAGTTGAAGAAATGTTTGGGCGCTTGCTGCCAAAAAGAACCTACGGCTTCCTACAATTTTCGGGTTGAACAGGCATTCGACAAACTTAAACAGCAAGTCTGGCCTTGGCCGGAGCCGGTCGTGGTGGTTGAGCAAGCCACACCCATCCGAGTGATGAGTAAAGAAGCCAGGCGAGACATCCGTGTCAGTCAGGTTTCATGCGAAGAAAATCAAAATTGGTATCACTTTCATGTATTGGATCAATGGCGGTATTTACAGAGGTTTACCGATGAGCAAGCGCTACAGGATTGGTTGGTCGATTTTCAAGGTACTCAATTGGAGGAGTGGCATTCGCCGATACGTTCAGTGAATCACTTGGATAAATCAGAGCCTCTCGGAGCATCTCTTGGGGCATCGGCCAATTTGGCCAACGGAGAATGTTTTGATTTGGATGCGTATTTGATTCTGATTCGATTTTTAATGAAATCACCCCTGCCGGAAGCCTTGAAAGTGATTCCGGTGTCAGATTTTTTGGCTAAGGCTATACATAATTAA
- the amt gene encoding ammonium transporter: MDLGLIDTLWILISAVLVALMQPGFTALEAGQTRAKNSISTAIKNISDFLIALMIFVTIGASLMLGNSLNGWVGWDSLFFYEDNFSEIVFILFQAMFASTAVTIISGSIAERTRYPTYLLIAVLISLFIYPIQAHWSWNQDGWLAQLGFIDFAGSTVVHSVGGWAALAAIMIIGPRLGRFNRTQNFEKSNLAMSALGIFLIWLGWIGFNGGSVLALNHETGKVILNTLIAGSMGGLSGLIYSRYKHGFYEVDSIMHGILAGLVCITASANLTSTLEAVAIGSLGFFSYEIGRVLLIHWKIDDAIDAIPVHLFAGISGTLAVAFFVPNVPFLEQLQIQLIGICVVGLYAFTVTYLFLKIANHFMPLRASEANEIIGMNISEHKASNSMHDLVQMMNLQANSKDFTQRISVEPYSEAALIAEFYNNVTRAFNQLTDENQRLIDEAAYRANYDQLTGLAKRNILFTEIERLLAHADDLPFLHGLLFIDLDGFKKANDTYGHDAGDEILKVVAQRIQAMIHQEDTAARFGGDEFVILIENIVSENQAAHITEQLMKSIRQPITTTQGQTIGVDSSIGLKLFEPNCSIGVEELLKEADSAMYSAKKRGKGTWVLA, encoded by the coding sequence ATGGATTTGGGGTTAATCGATACGTTATGGATCTTAATAAGTGCAGTCCTCGTCGCCTTAATGCAACCAGGATTTACGGCATTAGAGGCAGGTCAAACTCGAGCTAAAAACTCCATCTCCACAGCCATAAAAAATATCTCCGACTTTTTGATTGCCTTGATGATCTTTGTCACCATTGGTGCAAGCTTAATGCTTGGAAATTCGCTCAATGGTTGGGTTGGCTGGGACAGTCTTTTTTTCTATGAAGATAACTTTTCAGAGATTGTCTTTATTCTGTTTCAGGCAATGTTTGCATCCACGGCCGTGACTATTATTTCAGGCTCAATTGCTGAACGAACTCGATACCCAACCTATTTGCTAATCGCAGTACTCATTTCCCTGTTTATTTATCCCATTCAAGCACATTGGTCATGGAATCAGGATGGTTGGTTGGCGCAACTCGGATTTATCGACTTTGCCGGTTCAACCGTCGTTCACTCTGTCGGCGGCTGGGCGGCTCTAGCGGCTATCATGATTATCGGCCCAAGGCTTGGACGATTTAACCGTACTCAAAACTTTGAAAAATCCAATTTGGCTATGAGTGCACTGGGAATTTTCTTGATTTGGTTAGGATGGATTGGATTCAATGGTGGCAGTGTTTTAGCGCTCAACCACGAAACAGGAAAGGTCATACTAAACACCTTAATAGCCGGTTCTATGGGAGGTCTTAGCGGATTAATTTACAGCCGATACAAACATGGCTTTTATGAAGTGGATAGCATTATGCATGGAATTTTAGCAGGCTTAGTCTGCATTACCGCTTCAGCAAACTTAACAAGCACTCTTGAAGCTGTCGCCATTGGCAGTTTAGGCTTTTTTTCCTATGAAATCGGTCGAGTGCTCCTCATCCACTGGAAAATTGACGATGCAATTGACGCCATTCCAGTTCATCTTTTTGCCGGTATTTCAGGCACTTTAGCAGTCGCCTTCTTTGTACCGAATGTGCCGTTTCTCGAACAGTTACAAATTCAGCTTATCGGTATTTGTGTCGTTGGCCTTTATGCGTTTACTGTCACCTATCTTTTCTTAAAAATAGCCAATCACTTTATGCCTTTGAGAGCCAGTGAAGCAAATGAAATTATCGGTATGAATATAAGCGAGCACAAAGCCTCAAATTCCATGCACGATTTGGTGCAAATGATGAACCTGCAAGCAAATTCAAAAGATTTTACTCAACGCATTTCAGTCGAGCCTTATTCTGAAGCCGCTTTGATTGCAGAGTTTTATAACAACGTAACCCGTGCATTCAATCAACTGACAGATGAAAATCAACGACTTATTGATGAAGCCGCCTATCGAGCAAACTATGACCAATTAACCGGTTTAGCCAAGCGCAACATCTTATTTACCGAAATTGAACGCCTATTAGCGCATGCTGATGACTTACCTTTTCTGCATGGCCTACTGTTTATCGATTTAGATGGCTTTAAAAAAGCCAATGATACCTACGGCCACGATGCCGGCGATGAAATATTGAAGGTGGTTGCCCAGCGAATACAAGCAATGATTCATCAAGAAGATACAGCCGCTCGCTTTGGGGGAGATGAATTTGTTATTTTGATTGAAAATATTGTCAGTGAAAATCAGGCTGCGCATATTACCGAACAGTTAATGAAATCGATTCGTCAGCCAATCACAACAACACAAGGCCAAACGATCGGTGTCGATAGCTCAATTGGCTTAAAACTCTTTGAACCAAACTGTTCTATTGGAGTTGAAGAATTACTGAAAGAGGCTGACTCCGCAATGTACTCAGCCAAAAAGCGCGGAAAAGGCACTTGGGTGCTTGCCTAA
- a CDS encoding cryptochrome/deoxyribodipyrimidine photo-lyase family protein, whose product MSSVIEVVWFKRDLRIEDHAPLVEACKRAEYNGTAVLALYVIEPEIWLAADASWRQWQFVEDCIQELEVLLNKIGIPFLKAFGHAENVLALLAQRFSIANVWSHQETGNAITFKRDLSIKKFCKAHAIPWIESLQHPVQRAGINRDHYHEFSQAFFDRPVEKPPVISGELWQRQKAFFQACDASLSEALEAIAPMPMQEFWQQLRARAYPRESTQRGGRERGLRCLHRILNNHGKGYLATLAKPFEGATGSSRLSPHLAWGSLSIREVIHATLTQIQSISELSSAVDGQKASTRDLRALLSRLFWQSHFMQKLEAEADMEFHALHPLYKDLRPWNAQDERQQMVLWAWQNAQTGMPMVDACMRCLQQTGWLPFRMRAMVVSYAAYQLWLPWQKFAPFLGALFTDYEPGIHYSQVQMQSGTTGINQMRVYNPVKQAKDHDSHGRFIAKWIPALASLPLEFRFEPWRLSPEQQERFDCVLGRDYPWPIVDHEEAAKVAKKRLAEVRKDPNAKRLSQAVFLKHGSRLSKEQRRWTRTGKKTSKPSSRKKSPAGTCARMGTCARMGTCARMGKNAVPDAQMSLF is encoded by the coding sequence ATGTCATCTGTGATTGAAGTTGTCTGGTTTAAACGTGATTTGAGAATAGAAGATCATGCGCCACTAGTCGAAGCTTGTAAAAGAGCGGAGTATAACGGGACAGCGGTGTTAGCGCTCTATGTGATTGAACCTGAAATTTGGCTGGCGGCCGATGCATCTTGGCGTCAATGGCAATTTGTTGAAGATTGCATTCAAGAGCTAGAAGTGCTTTTGAACAAGATTGGAATTCCATTTTTAAAGGCCTTTGGTCATGCTGAAAACGTGTTGGCCTTGTTGGCTCAACGTTTTTCCATTGCCAATGTTTGGAGTCATCAAGAAACTGGCAACGCTATAACGTTTAAGCGGGATTTGAGCATAAAAAAGTTCTGTAAAGCGCATGCGATTCCATGGATTGAGAGCCTTCAACATCCTGTGCAACGTGCAGGGATTAATCGAGATCATTATCACGAATTTAGCCAAGCGTTTTTTGACCGGCCGGTAGAAAAACCTCCAGTGATATCGGGGGAATTATGGCAACGGCAAAAAGCCTTCTTTCAAGCGTGTGATGCAAGTTTAAGTGAGGCGCTTGAAGCCATCGCACCCATGCCGATGCAAGAATTTTGGCAACAGCTTCGGGCGAGAGCTTACCCGAGAGAATCAACCCAGCGTGGTGGGCGTGAGAGAGGTTTACGTTGTTTACACCGAATTTTAAACAATCATGGGAAGGGGTATTTAGCCACTTTGGCAAAACCGTTTGAAGGTGCAACAGGTTCTTCTCGTTTGAGTCCGCATTTGGCTTGGGGCAGTTTGTCGATTCGAGAGGTTATTCATGCAACTTTGACGCAGATCCAGTCAATTAGCGAGTTAAGTTCCGCGGTCGACGGGCAAAAAGCCAGCACGCGTGATTTGCGGGCATTGCTATCACGATTGTTTTGGCAAAGTCATTTCATGCAAAAACTCGAAGCGGAAGCAGATATGGAATTTCATGCACTGCATCCGTTATATAAGGATTTGCGGCCTTGGAATGCGCAAGATGAACGTCAGCAAATGGTATTGTGGGCTTGGCAAAATGCTCAAACTGGCATGCCGATGGTGGACGCATGCATGCGTTGTCTTCAGCAAACTGGTTGGTTGCCGTTTCGGATGCGAGCAATGGTTGTCAGTTATGCCGCTTATCAATTGTGGTTGCCATGGCAGAAATTTGCGCCTTTTTTAGGGGCTTTGTTCACGGATTATGAACCGGGGATTCATTATTCCCAAGTACAGATGCAATCCGGCACAACCGGCATTAACCAAATGCGAGTTTACAATCCGGTGAAGCAGGCAAAAGATCATGATTCACACGGGCGTTTTATTGCCAAATGGATTCCAGCTTTGGCCTCATTACCATTGGAATTTCGATTTGAGCCGTGGCGATTGTCGCCGGAGCAACAAGAGCGTTTTGATTGCGTGTTGGGGCGAGATTATCCATGGCCGATTGTGGATCATGAAGAAGCCGCCAAAGTAGCCAAAAAACGATTGGCAGAGGTTCGTAAAGACCCAAATGCAAAACGGCTCAGCCAAGCGGTGTTTTTGAAACATGGCAGTCGTTTGAGTAAAGAACAGCGTCGATGGACGCGAACTGGTAAGAAAACTTCGAAACCAAGCTCGCGTAAAAAGTCACCGGCCGGTACTTGTGCCCGAATGGGTACTTGTGCCCGAATGGGTACTTGTGCCCGTATGGGTAAGAATGCTGTGCCGGATGCACAAATGTCGTTGTTTTAA
- a CDS encoding P-II family nitrogen regulator, producing the protein MKQIKAIINPYKLDDVREALINIGISGLTVTEVKGYGRQKGQTEIYRGAEYEIHFVPKIMLEIVVSDDVLDETLNLIMNSSKSGKIGDGKIFVTPIEKVLRIRTGESDEEAL; encoded by the coding sequence ATGAAACAAATCAAAGCGATTATAAACCCTTATAAACTTGATGATGTTCGTGAAGCCCTGATAAACATAGGTATCAGTGGACTTACTGTAACGGAAGTGAAGGGTTATGGTCGTCAGAAAGGACAAACAGAAATTTACCGTGGAGCCGAATACGAAATCCACTTTGTACCCAAGATTATGCTTGAAATCGTCGTTTCAGATGACGTACTTGATGAAACTCTAAATCTAATTATGAATAGTTCCAAATCTGGAAAAATTGGCGATGGGAAAATTTTTGTTACACCAATAGAAAAAGTCCTCCGGATCCGTACCGGAGAGTCTGACGAAGAAGCGTTATAA